ATCGTTTTAAAGCGGTGAACGACAGCGCGGGTCATGCCGCCGGCGATGCCCTGCTGCGTGAACTCTCTGCGCTTATGCTCAGCATGTTGCGATCCAGCGATATGCTGGCGCGCCTTGGCGGCGACGAGTTTGGTCTGTTGCTGCCGGATTGTAATATCGAAAGCGCCCGCTTTATCTCAGGACGCATCATCAGTGCTATTAACAATTACCAATTTATGTGGGAAGGCCGTTTGCACCGTATTGGCGCCAGTGCGGGAATTACGCTGATTGATGAGAAAAACCATGTCGCGACTGACGTTATGTCTCAGGCCGATATCGCCTGCTACGCGGCGAAAAACAGCGGCCGTGGGCGAGTCTGTGTCTATGAGCCTCAGCAAAGCCAGGCCCATGCCGCGCGTAGCCAACTGTCATTGGATGAACAAAGACACACTATTACACACAACCCTATGCTGATGATCGCCAGAGGCGTTGCTTCTCCGCGTATACCGGAGACTTTTAGCTTCTGGATTATCTCGCTTCGCTTAGGCACCGCTGAGGGTGAAATCATTGAAGATCAAGCCTTCCATGCCGGGTTGGTCGATCCCACGTTGAGTCAGGCGCTCGATCGTCGGGTATTCGGCGAGTTCTTCCAGAGTGCTGCCCCGGCTGTCGCCAACAAGGGCCTCAGTATTGCCCTGCCCCTTTCCGCCGCCGGCCTGCTCAACACAGAACTGGTAGATGAGCTGCTAGAGCACTTGCAACGCAGCCCGCTACCGCCACGATTGCTGCATCTGACCGTTCCATCAAGTGTCATCAAAACAAGCCCAACGCAGGCGGTATCCGCCCTGCATCGACTGCGGCAGTACGGTTGTCGAATTGTGTTAAGTCAGGTTGGTCGCGACTTAGAGCTTTTTGACAACCTGAAATATCACATTGTCGATTACCTGTTACTCGACAGCGAGCTAAGTGCCAGCGCTCCCGGCAACTTGATCGACGAAATGTGGGTGTCCATTATCCAGGGTCATGCTCAGCGCCTGGACATTAAAACCATCGCCGGTCCGGTGCAACTGCCGCTCATCATGGATACGCTTTCTGGCATCGGTATTGATATGATTTATGGCGATATTATTGCCGACGCCCAACCGCTGGATCTGCTACTGAATACCAGCAATTTCGCCATCAACTGACGGTTGCCAACCATCCGTATACCAGATATGCAACAGCGCATAGGAGCGCCAGGGTTTCCAGCGCTCTGCATACCGCCGGATCTGGGCTGGTGTCATGCCGGGAAAACGCTGCTTAATCAGATAATCATCCGGCAGAAAAACGTCCTTCGCCTGCCAGCCGCGCAGCGCAAAGTAGTTGGCGGTCCATCGCCCTATCCCGGGAAATGTTTGTAGCTGCTTAACGCCTTGTTCGATATCGGCAGGGGCTGTTGTCGCGAGCGTTCCTTCAAGGGTTGCATGAGCAAGGTGAATCAACGCTTCAGCGCGTTTGAGCGGCATTCCTAACGTTTTCAGGTGCAGCGGATCGGCGTTGGCAAGCTCTTCTGGAGAGGGAAAACACACATACTCGGGCGCATCCTCCAGTGTATTGCCATAAGCGTGCGCTACTTTCGCTGTCAGTTTCGCGGCCATCGCCACGCTGACTAACTGTCCTAAAATCGCCCGTACCCCTTGCTCAAAAGCATCGACACATCCCGGCAGGCGCAATCCCGGACGCGCCGCGCCGAGGTTACCCAGCGCGCCGACAATTTGCTGCGGGCAACATGAAAGATCGAACAAGCGCGTTATTTTTGCCAGGCACTCGGAGGCTACAGGCTGTAACCCTGAGCTCAACGTCACGTGTAGCACATTGGCGTGCAGATCCGGGACAACGCTCACCAGACCACGATGCTCCCCTACGGACAGACTTCGGACATAACTCAGTTCTTCTACGGTTTCGACACCTTCAACCGCACGGGCGGCAAGAAATCCCAGCATCCAGGGCCAGTCATAAGGCGGTTGCCAGCTCAGCGTGAACATTCGGTTTTCCTTTTAAAGCAAACTTACAGCATAAACGGTATTCAATCAGTACGCCTTGCTTTCATATTCCAGTTGTCGGGCCGTCAACTATTCGTTAAAGTCACGCCCCTTCTTCACTGGCATGGGGATTTTTACGGTGTTTATTGGTTTTGACTACGGTACGGCAAACTGTTCAGTGGCCGTTATGCGTGATGGGCAGCCCCACCTGCTCAAAATGGAAAATAACAGCACGCTGCTACCCTCAATGCTGTGTGCACCAACGCGCGAAGCGGTTAGCGAGTGGCTGTATCGCCATCACGACGTTCCAACCACGGACGATGAAACACAGGCGCTGCTTCGCCGTGCGATGCGCTACAATCGCGAAGAGGACATCGACGTTAACGCCAACAGCGTGCAGTTCGGTCTGACATCGCTGGGTCAGTATATTGAAGACCCGGAAGAGGTGTACTTCGTTAAATCGCCAAAATCATTTTTGGGTGCCAGCGGTCTGAAGCCGCAGCAAGTTGCGCTTTTTGAAGATCTGGTCTGTGCAATGATGCTGCACATTCGCAACCAGGCGCAAAGCCAATTGCCGGAAGCTATCACTCAGGCCGTAATTGGTCGCCCCATCAACTTCCAGGGATTAGGTGGCGATGACGCCAACATCCAGGCGCAGGGGATTCTTGAACGTGCGGCCAAACGTGCCGGTTTTCAGGATGTCGTCTTCCAGTACGAGCCGGTAGCAGCGGGGCTGGATTACGAAGCCACACTGCAGGATGAGAAACGCGTGCTGGTGGTAGATATTGGCGGGGGTACGACCGACTGTTCACTGCTGCTGATGGGGCCGCAATGGCATCAGCGCGCCGATCGCGAAAACAGCCTGCTGGGACACAGTGGCTGCCGTGTAGGCGGGAACGATCTGGATATCGCGCTGGCGTTTAAACACCTGATGCCGCTGCTAGGTATGGGCGGTGAGACTGAAAAAGGGATCGCCTTACCGATTCTCCCCTGGTGGAACGCGGTCGCGATCAACGATGTTCCCGCGCAAAGTGATTTCTACAGCAGCGCCAACGGTCGTTTACTGAACGATCTTGTCCGCGACGCGAAAGAAGCCGATAAAGTAGCCTTGCTGCTCAAAGTCTGGCGCGAGCGTCTGAGCTATCGCCTGGTGCGCAGCGCAGAAGAGAGCAAGATCGCGCTTTCCGACCAGACCATTGTAACGGCGGCGATACCGTTTATCAGCGACACGCTGGCAACCGATATTAGTCAACATGGATTGGAGGCCGCGCTCAATCAGCCCCTGGCGCGCATTCTGGAGCAGGTCCAACTGGCGCTGGACAACGCGCAGGAAAAACCGGACGTGATTTATCTGACCGGCGGCAGCGCGCGTTCACCGCTGATTAAAAAAGCCCTCGCCCAGCAGCTTCCTGGGATCCCTATCGCGGGTGGCGATGACTTCGGTTCTGTCACCGCCGGTCTGGCCCGCTGGGCTGACGTTGTTTTCCGCTAAGCCGCTCGCAAGCTGAAAGGTGTGCGTATTGACATCACCGTTGCTGTGGCTTATTTTCAGGAGTGAGGGTTAGGGAAGGTTTCCCCTCCCCCTGGTGTCTTAGTAAGCCGGTAAGCTAATGACTAAGAGTATCACCAGTATGATGACGTACTTCATCATAACCCTTTCCTTATTTTGGCCCCTTCCTCGGGAGGGGGCTTTCCCGTTCCAGCGTCCCGCTGAAATCTCTGGCTTACCTCCTTTTGCCTTGACCGCACTCTAACGCACAATGACGCATTCGCTATTTTCGCCGCAAATTGTTGCGTAACGCCTCGCAAAGCCGCGTCAGCATTCAGACGAATCCCGACAGTGTTTCATAATTCCTCCATTTTTCTCCCTTGTTCGCTGGCTAAACTAGTATCATTCCGCGAATCGTTTCAGGATGAGAAACTCATAACAATGAAAGGCAGTAATAAATCCCGCTGGGTGATAGCAATCGTGATCGTCGTGGCCGCCGTCGCCGCCATCTGGTTCTGGCAAAGCCACAGCGCTTCCCAGGAAACCGCACCGGGCGCTACCAAACCAGCGCAGCACACGCCTGGGTCGGCACGCCGTGGAATGCGCTCCGGACCGTTGGCTCCCGTGCAGGCTGCCACCGCCACCGAGGAAGCCGTTCCACGTTACCTGACAGGGCTGGGTACCATTACTGCCGCCAATACCGCCACGGTACGTAGCCGGGTGGACGGTCAGCTCATTGCCTTACACTTTGAGGAAGGACAACAGGTAAAAGCCGGCGACCTGCTGGCAGAGATAGATCCCAGCCAGTTCAAAGTCGCTCTGGCTCAGGCGCAGGGACAACTGGCAAAAGATAAAGCCACGCTGGCGAATGCCCGTCGCGATCTTGCCCGCTATCAACAGTTGGTTAAAACCAATCTGGTCTCCCGCCAGGAGCTGGATGCCCAGCAGGCGCTGGTCAATGAGACGTTAGGCACAATCAAAGCGGATGAAGCCAGTGTCGCCAGCGCTCAGTTGCAGCTCGACTGGAGTCGGATAACCGCACCTGTCGATGGTCGTGTCGGCCTGAAGCAGGTCGATGTCGGTAACCAAATTTCCAGCGGCGATACCACCGGGATCGTCGTCATTACGCAAACTCATCCCATCGACCTGATATTTACTTTGCCTGAAAACGACATTGCTACCGTGTTGCAGGCACAAAAATCGGGGAGCCAGCTGAAGGTCGAAGCCTGGGACCGAACCAATTCACAAAAACTGAGTGAAGGCGTCCTGCTCAGTCTCGACAATCAGATTGATGCCACTACAGGAACCATCAAAGTTAAAGCCCGTTTTAACAATCAGGATGATGCGTTATTCCCTAACCAGTTCGTCAACGCCCGCATGCTGGTCGACACACAGCAAAATGCCGTTGTGATCCCAACAGCAGCCCTGCAGATGGGCAACGAAGGGCACTTTGTCTGGGTACTGAACAGCGACAATAAAGTGAGCAAGCATCTGGTTAAACCGGGTATTCAGGACAGCCAAAAAGTGGTGATCGCCGCTGGGTTGTCCGCAGGCGATCGGGTCGTGACTGACGGTATTGACCGTCTGACGGAAGGCGCAAAAGTCGAAGTCGTTGAGGCGCACGACGCCTCTGTTTCCGATGAGAAAACAGCGCCACGCGGATACGGCAAAAAAGGAGCCAACTCCTGATGCAGGTGTTACCTCCGGACAACACAGGCGGACCATCGCGCCTGTTCATTCTGCGCCCCGTCGCCACTACGCTGCTGATGGTCGCGATTTTGCTTGCCGGTATTATCGGTTATCGCTTCCTGCCAATCGCCGCCTTACCTGAAGTGGATTACCCCACGATTCAGGTCGTTACGCTCTACCCTGGCGCCAGCCCGGACGTCATGACCTCGGCGGTAACCGCGCCGCTTGAACGTCAGTTTGGCCAGATGTCTGGCTTAAAACAGATGTCATCACAAAGCTCCGGTGGCGCATCGGTCGTTACGTTACAGTTTCAACTGACGCTCCCGCTGGATGTTGCCGAGCAAGAAGTTCAGGCCGCGATTAACGCCGCCACCAATTTATTACCTAGCGATCTACCTAACCCTCCGGTCTACAGCAAGGTAAACCCGGCAGATCCGCCGATCATGACGCTGGCAGTCACTTCCAGCGCCATGCCGATGACGCAGGTGGAAGATATGGTCGAAACCCGCGTCGCGCAGAAAATCTCTCAGGTATCCGGCGTGGGTCTGGTAACACTTTCCGGTGGGCAACGTCCGGCGGTCCGCGTGAAACTTAACGCTCAGGCCATTGCCGCACTCGGTCTGACCAGCGAAACCATCCGTACGGCCATTACCAGTGCCAACGTCAATTCAGCAAAAGGGAGTCTTGATGGCCCAACGCGCGCCGTTACCCTTTCAGCTAACGACCAGATGCAGTCCGCAGATGAATATCGTCAGCTCATTATTGCCTATAAAAACGGTGCACCGGTTCGTCTGGGCGATGTCGCTACCGTCGAACAAGGAGCAGAAAACAGCTGGCTGGGTGCATGGGCAAATAAGCAACAAGCTATAGTGATGAATGTGCAGCGCCAGCCTGGGGCGAACATCATCGCCACGGCAGACAGTATCCGCCAGATGCTGCCACAGCTCACCGAAAGCCTGCCCAAATCGGTTAAGGTCAGCGTACTTTCCGATCGCACCACCAATATTCGTGCCTCTGTTGCAGACACCCAGTTCGAGTTGATGCTGGCGATAGCGCTGGTGGTGATGATTATCTACCTGTTTCTGCGCAATGTTCCGGCGACGATTATTCCTGCAGTCGCCGTACCGTTGTCGTTAATCGGCACCTTCGCGGTGATGGTATTTCTTGATTTCTCCATCAACAACCTGACCTTAATGGCGCTAACCATCGCGACAGGCTTTGTTGTGGATGACGCTATCGTGGTTATCGAGAATATTTCACGCTATATCGAAAAAGGCGAAAAACCGCTGACTGCTGCCCTGAAGGGCGCAGGCGAGATTGGTTTTACCATCATCTCTCTGACGTTTTCATTGATTGCGGTATTGATCCCACTGCTATTCATGGGCGATATCGTCGGGCGCTTGTTCCGTGAATTCGCCGTTACGCTGGCGGTGGCGATTCTGATTTCCGCCGTTGTCTCGCTCACTCTTACGCCGATGATGTGCGCGCGTATGCTGAATCAGGCCTCATTGCGTAAGCAGAATCGCTTCTCCCGCGCCTCAGAGCGAGTGTTTGATCGCGTCATAGCCGGGTACGGTCATTGGCTGGCAAAAGTACTTAACCACCCGTGGCTGACGCTGAGCGTAGCGCTCGGCACGTTGGCATTGAGCGTCATGCTATGGGTTTTTATCCCCAAAGGTTTCTTCCCAATCCAGGACAACGGCATTATCCAGGGTACGCTACAGGCACCGCAGTCCAGCTCATTCGCCAGCATGGCCGAGCGCCAGCGTCAGGTATCAGATGTCATCCTTAAAGATCCGGCGGTAGAGAGCCTGACCGCTTTTGTCGGTGTGGATGGTACTAATCCGGCATTGAACAGCGCGCGTTTGCAAATCAACCTTAAACCGCTGGATGAACGTGACGATCGGGTGCAGAAAGTGATTGCGCGCTTACAGGACGCGGTTGACAGGGTTCCCGGAGTTGACCTTTATCTTCAGCCCACTCAGGATCTGACGATTGATACTCAGGTGAGCCGGACGCAATATCAATTCACGCTGCAAGCGACATCCCTTGATGCCCTCAGCACCTGGGTTCCACAGCTGTTAGCAAAACTACAGCAGCTACCGCAACTGTCCGACGTCAGCAGCGACTGGCAGGACAAAGGGCTGGTAGCGTATGTGAACGTCAATCGCGACAGCGCAAGCCGTTTGGGCATCAGCATGTCAGATGTCGACAACGCCCTGTACAACGCCTTCGGCCAGCGTTTGATTTCGACTATTTACACCCAGGCAAATCAATATCGCGTGGTGTTAGAACATAACACCAACAATACGCCGGGGCTTGCGGCACTGGATACAATACGTCTGACCAGTAGCGACGGTGGCATAGTACCGCTCAGCGCGATCGCCAGTATTGAACAGCGTTTTGCCCCGCTGTCGATTAACCACCTCGATCAGTTCCCGGTCACCACCATCTCGTTCAACGTGCCAGACGAACATTCGCTGGGTGATGCGGTACAGGCGATTCTGGATGCCGAAAAAACGCTTAACCTGCCCGCAAATATTACTACCCAGTTCCAGGGTAGCACGCTCGCCTTCCAGGCCGCGCTGGGAAATACCATCTGGTTGATTGTGGCTGCGGTTGTCGCGATGTATATCGTCCTCGGCGTGCTGTATGAGAGCTTTATTCACCCAATTACTATTCTCTCCACGCTGCCGACGGCGGGCGTCGGGGCACTGCTGGCGTTAATGATTGCCGGCAGCGAACTGGACGTCATCGCGATTATTGGCATTATTTTGCTCATCGGTATCGTCAAGAAAAACGCCATCATGATGATCGACTTTGCCCTTGCCGCGGAGCGCGAACAAGGCATGGCGCCGCGCGATGCTATTTTCCAGGCCTGTCTGCTGCGTTTCCGCCCAATTCTGATGACTACGCTGGCGGCACTGCTCGGCGCGTTGCCGCTGATGTTAAGTACCGGTGTGGGCGCAGAGTTACGCCGTCCGTTAGGCATTGGCATGGTCGGTGGACTGCTTGTGAGTCAGGTATTAACCCTGTTTACCACTCCGGTAATTTATCTGCTGTTTGACCGTCTGTCGCTGTATGTGAAAAGCCGTTTCCCGCGTCAGGAAGAGGAAGCGTAAATGAAATTTTTCGCGCTTTTCATTCATCGGCCGGTGGCGACCATTCTCATTTCGGTGGCTATCACCCTGTGCGGTATTCTGGGCTTTCGTCTGCTGCCGGTCGCTCCGCTGCCGCAGGTGGATTTTCCGGTGATTATGGTCAGCGCATCATTACCCGGTGCCTCCCCTGAAACGATGGCGTCTTCGGTCGCAACTCCGCTGGAGCGCTCGCTGGGCCGCATCGCGGGCGTAAACGAAATGACTTCGAGTAGTTCGCTTGGCAGTACGCGTATTATTCTCGAATTCAAATTCGACCGTGACATCAATGGCGCGGCGCGGGACGTTCAGGCCGCGATTAACGCCGCGCAAAGCCTGCTGCCCAGCGGGATGCCGAGCCGACCAACGTATCGCAAAGCTAACCCTTCCGATGCGCCAATCATGATCCTGACGCTGACGTCGGACACTTACTCGCAGGGTGAACTGTACGATTTCGCATCAACACAACTGGCGCAGACCATCGCGCAAATCGACGGTGTGGGCGACGTGGACGTTGGAGGCAGTTCTCTGCCTGCCGTGCGGGTAGGACTCAACCCGCAGGCGCTGTTTAACCAGGGCGTGTCGCTGGACGACGTGCGTAGCGCGATCGACAATGCCAACGTGCGTAAGCCGCAGGGTGCTATCGAGAATGATACCCATCGCTGGCAGGTACAAACTAACGATGAGCTGAAAACCGCCGCCGAATATCAACCTATTATCATCCACTATAACAACGGCTCAGCGGTGCGACTGGGTGATGTTGCGTCTATAACCGACTCTGTACAGGACGTTCGTAACGCGGGGATGACCAACGCCAAACCGGCCATTCTGCTGATGATCCGCAAGCTACCGGAAGCCAATATTATTCAGACGGTAGATAGCATTCGCGCCAAATTACCGGAGTTACAAACGCTGGTCCCGGCCGCCATCGATCTGCAAATCGCCCAGGACCGTTCACCGACCATTCGCGCTTCACTAGAGGAAGTCGAACAGACGCTGATTAT
This window of the Citrobacter freundii ATCC 8090 = MTCC 1658 = NBRC 12681 genome carries:
- the alkA gene encoding DNA-3-methyladenine glycosylase 2, producing MFTLSWQPPYDWPWMLGFLAARAVEGVETVEELSYVRSLSVGEHRGLVSVVPDLHANVLHVTLSSGLQPVASECLAKITRLFDLSCCPQQIVGALGNLGAARPGLRLPGCVDAFEQGVRAILGQLVSVAMAAKLTAKVAHAYGNTLEDAPEYVCFPSPEELANADPLHLKTLGMPLKRAEALIHLAHATLEGTLATTAPADIEQGVKQLQTFPGIGRWTANYFALRGWQAKDVFLPDDYLIKQRFPGMTPAQIRRYAERWKPWRSYALLHIWYTDGWQPSVDGEIAGIQ
- the yegD gene encoding molecular chaperone gives rise to the protein MFIGFDYGTANCSVAVMRDGQPHLLKMENNSTLLPSMLCAPTREAVSEWLYRHHDVPTTDDETQALLRRAMRYNREEDIDVNANSVQFGLTSLGQYIEDPEEVYFVKSPKSFLGASGLKPQQVALFEDLVCAMMLHIRNQAQSQLPEAITQAVIGRPINFQGLGGDDANIQAQGILERAAKRAGFQDVVFQYEPVAAGLDYEATLQDEKRVLVVDIGGGTTDCSLLLMGPQWHQRADRENSLLGHSGCRVGGNDLDIALAFKHLMPLLGMGGETEKGIALPILPWWNAVAINDVPAQSDFYSSANGRLLNDLVRDAKEADKVALLLKVWRERLSYRLVRSAEESKIALSDQTIVTAAIPFISDTLATDISQHGLEAALNQPLARILEQVQLALDNAQEKPDVIYLTGGSARSPLIKKALAQQLPGIPIAGGDDFGSVTAGLARWADVVFR
- a CDS encoding type I toxin-antitoxin system Ibs family toxin — protein: MMKYVIILVILLVISLPAY
- a CDS encoding MdtA/MuxA family multidrug efflux RND transporter periplasmic adaptor subunit, yielding MKGSNKSRWVIAIVIVVAAVAAIWFWQSHSASQETAPGATKPAQHTPGSARRGMRSGPLAPVQAATATEEAVPRYLTGLGTITAANTATVRSRVDGQLIALHFEEGQQVKAGDLLAEIDPSQFKVALAQAQGQLAKDKATLANARRDLARYQQLVKTNLVSRQELDAQQALVNETLGTIKADEASVASAQLQLDWSRITAPVDGRVGLKQVDVGNQISSGDTTGIVVITQTHPIDLIFTLPENDIATVLQAQKSGSQLKVEAWDRTNSQKLSEGVLLSLDNQIDATTGTIKVKARFNNQDDALFPNQFVNARMLVDTQQNAVVIPTAALQMGNEGHFVWVLNSDNKVSKHLVKPGIQDSQKVVIAAGLSAGDRVVTDGIDRLTEGAKVEVVEAHDASVSDEKTAPRGYGKKGANS
- a CDS encoding MdtB/MuxB family multidrug efflux RND transporter permease subunit — its product is MQVLPPDNTGGPSRLFILRPVATTLLMVAILLAGIIGYRFLPIAALPEVDYPTIQVVTLYPGASPDVMTSAVTAPLERQFGQMSGLKQMSSQSSGGASVVTLQFQLTLPLDVAEQEVQAAINAATNLLPSDLPNPPVYSKVNPADPPIMTLAVTSSAMPMTQVEDMVETRVAQKISQVSGVGLVTLSGGQRPAVRVKLNAQAIAALGLTSETIRTAITSANVNSAKGSLDGPTRAVTLSANDQMQSADEYRQLIIAYKNGAPVRLGDVATVEQGAENSWLGAWANKQQAIVMNVQRQPGANIIATADSIRQMLPQLTESLPKSVKVSVLSDRTTNIRASVADTQFELMLAIALVVMIIYLFLRNVPATIIPAVAVPLSLIGTFAVMVFLDFSINNLTLMALTIATGFVVDDAIVVIENISRYIEKGEKPLTAALKGAGEIGFTIISLTFSLIAVLIPLLFMGDIVGRLFREFAVTLAVAILISAVVSLTLTPMMCARMLNQASLRKQNRFSRASERVFDRVIAGYGHWLAKVLNHPWLTLSVALGTLALSVMLWVFIPKGFFPIQDNGIIQGTLQAPQSSSFASMAERQRQVSDVILKDPAVESLTAFVGVDGTNPALNSARLQINLKPLDERDDRVQKVIARLQDAVDRVPGVDLYLQPTQDLTIDTQVSRTQYQFTLQATSLDALSTWVPQLLAKLQQLPQLSDVSSDWQDKGLVAYVNVNRDSASRLGISMSDVDNALYNAFGQRLISTIYTQANQYRVVLEHNTNNTPGLAALDTIRLTSSDGGIVPLSAIASIEQRFAPLSINHLDQFPVTTISFNVPDEHSLGDAVQAILDAEKTLNLPANITTQFQGSTLAFQAALGNTIWLIVAAVVAMYIVLGVLYESFIHPITILSTLPTAGVGALLALMIAGSELDVIAIIGIILLIGIVKKNAIMMIDFALAAEREQGMAPRDAIFQACLLRFRPILMTTLAALLGALPLMLSTGVGAELRRPLGIGMVGGLLVSQVLTLFTTPVIYLLFDRLSLYVKSRFPRQEEEA